A part of Uloborus diversus isolate 005 chromosome 6, Udiv.v.3.1, whole genome shotgun sequence genomic DNA contains:
- the LOC129224611 gene encoding vacuolar protein sorting-associated protein 72 homolog — MLSVTREKRANAGSRMATLLQNEESDDFYSSAYGGFEDEADDAEYSEEDEESEGTDSDISIDENDEPVSDHEEEENKKRKRRVVTKAYKEPKKEKAEKAVKKPISRPSTSAPAVTVANIEKKRMRESTTQKSLQVKQRTQAKENLKNQEQKKKPLEKHHLTQEQLLEEAKITEMKNLKSLEMFQRLELEKKKSKVVKRAFTGPAIRFHSVTMPLIEEVETENGRKETKTVGKCSRNFITFTEESTMKEIFNFEKPKPVTKSTCIVTRLPARYFDPLTKQPSANLGAFRVIREAYYSQLEKKVDPRQPHIAKWLEWRKKMKAAKQTLKTIKAPQH; from the exons ATGTTATCTGTAACCAGAGAAAAAAGAGCCAATGCTGGCAGTCGTATGGCCACGTTATTGCAGAATGAAGAATCAGATGATTTTTATTCAAGTGCTTATGGTGGTTTTGAGGAC GAAGCTGATGATGCAGAATATTCAGAAGAAGATGAGGAGAGTGAGGGGACAGATTCAGATATTTCAATTGATGAAAATGATGAACCAGTTTCTGATCACGAAGAGGAGGAAAACAAGAAACGAAAACGAAGAGTCGTGACTAAAGCTTACAAG GAGCCCAAAAAGGAAAAGGCTGAAAAAGCAGTAAAAAAACCTATTTCTAGACCATCAACAAGTGCACCAGCTGTCACTGTGGCAAATATTG AGAAGAAAAGGATGAGAGAATCAACTACTCAGAAATCACTGCAAGTAAAGCAAAGAACTCAAGCCAAGGAAAACCTCAAAAATCAGGAACAGAAGAAAAAGCCGTTAGAAAAACATCATCTGACTCAGGAACAGCTTCTTGAAgaagcaaaaattactgaaatgaaaaatctgaaatctttag AGATGTTTCAGCGTTTGgaacttgagaaaaaaaagtcgaaagTTGTAAAACGTGCTTTTACTGGACCAGCCATACGATTTCATTCAGTTACAATGCCCCTAATTGAAGAAGTGGAAACTGAAAATGG GCGGAAAGAAACTAAAACTGTTGGGAAATGTTCtagaaattttattacatttactGAGGAAAGTACgatgaaagaaattttcaattttgaaaagcccAAGCCAGTTACTAAGAGTACATGTATAGTAACTAGACTTCCTGCCAGGTACTTTGATCCTTTGACCAAACAACCATCTGCAAATCTTGGGGCATTCCGTGTCATTAGAGAGGCTTATTACTCGCAGCTTGAAAAAAAAGTGGATCCACGACAGCCCCACATTGCAAAGTGGCTGGAatggaggaaaaaaatgaaagctgcaaaacaaactttaaagaCCATCAAAGCTCCTCAACATTAG